From the Callithrix jacchus isolate 240 chromosome 22, calJac240_pri, whole genome shotgun sequence genome, the window TGCAGGAGACGCCGCTGGTGCTGAGCCGCTGCAGCTCCGTGAGCTCGCTGGGCAGCTTCGAGAGCCCGTCCATCGCCAGCTCCATCCCCAGTGACCCCTGCAGCGGGCAGGGCAGCGGCACCATCAGCCCTAGCGAGCTGCCCGACAGCCCTGGGCAGACCATGCCGCCCAGCCGGAGCAAGACGCCGCCGCTGGCGCCCGTGCCAGCAGGTGCCCCCGAGGCCAGCCAGTTCAGCCTGCAGTGGGAGAGCTACGTGAAGCGCTTCCTGGACATCGCGGACTGCCGCGAGCGCTGCCGGCTCCCATCGGAGCTGGACGCGGGCAGCGTGCGCTTCACCGCGGAGAAGCCGGATGAGAACTTCTCGTGCGCCTCCAGCCTCAGCGCGCTGGCCCTGCACGAGCACTACGTCCAGCAGGACGTGGAGCTGCGGCTGCTGCCCTCGGCCTGCCCGGAACGCGGCGGGGGTGCGGGGGCCGCCGGCCTCCACTTCGCAGGGCACCGCCGGCGGGAAGAGGGGCCCGCGCCCACCGGCTCTCGACCCCGTGGGGCCGCGGACCAGGAGCTGGAGCTGCTGCGGGAGTGCCTGGGGGCCGCCGTGCCTGCCCGGCTGCGCAAGGTGGCCTCAGCGCTGGTGCCAGGTCGCCGCGCGCTGCCCGTGCCCGTCTACATGTTGGTGCCCGCTCCGGCCCCGGCCCGGAACCAGGAGGACTCCTGTACCGACTCCGCGGAGGGCACGCCGGTCAACTTCTCCAGCGCCGCCTCCCTCAGCGACGAAACGCTGCAGGGACCccccagagaccagcctgggaaaccagcGGGCAGGCAGAGACCCACCGGCCGCCCCACCTCGGCCAAGCAGTCCGTCGGGCACCGGCGCAAGGCGGGAGGCGCCGGCCGCAGCGCGGAGCAGGCCCAGGGTGCAGGCAAGAACCGAGCGGGGCTGGAGCTGCCCCTGGGCCGGCCCCCGAGCGCCCCCGCAGACAAGGACGTCTCAAAGCCCGGCCGGACCCGCGGGGACGGGGCGCTCCAGTCGCTGTGCCTCACGACACCCACTGAGGAGGCCGTGTACTGCTTTTACGGCAATGACTCCGACGAGGAGCCCCCTGCGGCCGCACCGACGCCCACCCACCGGCGCACGTCTGCCATTCCCCGCGCGCTCACGCGGGAGCGCCCGCACGGCCGGAAGGAGGCCCATGCCCCGTCCAAGGCAGCGCAGTCTGCCCTCCCGCCCGCCCGGGCCCAGCCCAGCCTCATCGCAGACGAGACCCCGCCCTGCTACTCCCTGAGCTCCTCGGCCAGCTCCCTGAGTGAGCCGGAGCCCCCAGAGACACCGGCACCGCCGTCCGTCCGTCCACGAGGACGGGAGCCTTCGATCACCAAGGACCCAGGCCCGGGGGGCAGCCTTGACAGCTCGCCCAGCCCTCGGGCCGCGGAGGAGCTGCTGCAGCGCTGCATCAGCTCGGCCCTGCCCAGACGCCGGCCCCCCGTGTCCGGCCTGCGGCGCCGCAAGCCCCGTGCCACGCGGCTGGATGAACGGCCGGCAGACGGATCCCGGGAGCGCGGCGAGGAGGCAGCGGGTTCGGACCGGGCCTCAGACCTGGACAGCGTGGAGTGGCGAGCCATCCAGGAGGGCGCCAACTCCATCGTCACGTGGCTGCACCAGGCGGCGGCTGCCACGCGCGAGGCATCATCTGAGTCTGACTCCATCCTGTCCTTCGTATCTGGGCTGTCGGTGGGCTCCACCCTACAGCCCCCCAAGCACAGGAAGGGACGACAGGCGGGAGGCGAAACCGCCAATGCCCGGCGGCCAGAGAAACGGGGCACAGCCTCAGCCAAGACCGGAGGGAGCTCCCGTTCCCCTGCGGGCCCTGAGAAGTCACGTGGCACACAGAAGACCACGCCCGGGGTGCCCGCTGTGCTCCGGGGACGAACGGTCATCTACGTGCCCAGCCCAGCACCCCGGGCCCAGCCCAAAGGGACTCCCGGCCCCCGCACCACACCGCGGAAGGTGGCGCCCCCTTGCCTGGCACAGCCCGCGGCTCCAGCCAAAGTCCCCAGCCCCGGACAGCAGCGGTCAAGGAGCCTACACCGGCCCGGCAAGACCTCGGAGCTGGCGACGCTGAGCCAACCCCCTAGGAGCGCCACACCACCCGCCCGCCTCGCCAAGAccccctcctccagctcctctcAGACCTCGCCCgcctcccagcccctgcccagAAAGCGCCCCCAAGTTACCCAGGCTGCTGGGTCCCTGCCCGGCCCCGGGGCCTCCCCGGTGCCCAAGACGCCGGCGCGCACCCTCTTGGCGAAGCAGCACAAGACACAGAGGTCGCCCGTGCGGATCCCGTTCATGCAGAGACCAGCCCGGCGGGGGCCGCCAGCGCTGGCTCGGGCAGTCCCGGAGCCGGGCcccaggggcggggcgggggccgaGGTGGGCCCGGGAACGCGCGGGGGCCGCCTGGGCCTCGTGCGCGTGGCCTCGGCCCTCTCCAGCGGCAGCGAGTCCTCCGACCGCTCGGGCTTCCGGCGACAACTGACCTTCATCAAGGAGTCGCCCGGCTTGCGGCGCCGCCGCTCGGAGCTGTCCTCGGCCGAGTCCGCGGCCTCTGCCCCCCAGGGCGCCTCGCCCCGCCGCGGCCGACCCGCGCTGCCCGCGGTCTTCCTCTGCTCCTCGCGCTGCGAAGAGCTCCGAACGGCGCCCCGGCAGGCCGCGTCCCCGCAGCGGCCCCCCGCGACCCGACCCGGCCCCGGCGAGCGCCCGGCCCGGCGCACCAGCTCCGAGAGCCCGTCCCGCCTGCCCGTGCGCGCGCCCGCCGCCCGGCCCGAGACGGTCAAGCGCTACGCGTCGCTGCCCCACATCAGCGTGGCCCGCAGGCCGGACAGCGCCGCCCCCCCAGCCCCCGCCCCCACCGACGCCGCGCGCCGCAGCAGCGACGGGGAGCCCCGGCCGCTCCCCAGAGTGGCCGCGCCAGGCACGACGTGGCGGCGCATCCGAGACGAGGACGTGCCCCACATCCTTCGCAGCACGCTGCCCGCCACGGCCCTGCCACTGCGAAGCTCCACGCCCGAAGACGCCCCGGCTGCGCCCCCGCTGCGCAAGACCAGCGATGCCGTCGTCCAGACAGAGGAGGTCGCTGCCCCCAAGACCAACTCCAGCACGTCCCCGAGCCTGGAGAGCAGGGAGCCCCCCGGAGTCCCCGCCGGCGCCCCGCTCTCCCTCCTCGGCAGCGACGTGGACGGGCCCGGCCTCACCAAGGCTCCCATCTCCGCACCCTTCGTGCACGAGGGCCTGGGGGTTGCCGTAGGGGGCTTCCCCGCCAGTCGGCACGGCTCCCCCAGCCGCTCGGCCCGAGTACCCCCCTTCAATTATGTGCCCAGCCCCATGGTGGCTGCAGCCACCACCGACTCAGCCGCGGAGAAAGCCCCGGCCACCGCCTCGGCCAGTCTCCTGGAATAGTGGCCTAGGCCGGCCTTCTGGAACGTTCTCTCCCGGCCCTGCGGCCCGGTCTGGCTGCCCCGTGGGCCTGCGCTGTAGATGCCCCCCCGTAGGTCGCCCCAGGGCCTCTGCCCAGCTGAGCCCCACCACCCTCTGAGCCCCCGCCCAGCGCAAGGGGGCTTCGTGCCTCACCAGAAGACCTTGGCTCTGTGCCGCGGCGTCGAATCCCGGCCGTGAGGCGCTGGCAAGGGCGCCCTGGCCCAGCTGTGACGCGCGGCCCTTCCCCTGTCGGGAGCCGCTGCCTGACCCCGGGCGAGGAAGGGGACAGCCTCTGTGTCTGGGTCCAGGTCCGCTGCTTCCGAGGGGGCGGCACTGGGGAGAGGGCGGCGCTAAGCGGGCCCGCCAGCTGGGGGCCCCGCGGCGCGCAGGGGCGAAGCCTGTAATTACGGCAGCCGCGGCTAATGCGCTAATGAGGGCTTTGCAGGCTTTGTTTTCATCTTGAGCCCCAGCTGTGGAGTGCGGGGTGGGGTGGCCGAGCCCCGCCCAGATGGTGTTCAGGGAGCCCGGAGCCAAGCTCCCCTATGGAGCCGAGagggcagggtgggaggggcAGCAGCCAACAGATCCCCAGGCCTGCTGCACCCCTTGGCGGAAGACTGGAAGGCAGGGGGATGCGCACGATGGGAGAGGACCCTGGTGCAGACGGCGGGACGGCTGACACTTAGACCCCAGAGATGCTGGCTGCCAGCTGGGGCGACCCCAGGGGTCGCTGGGGTCAGATCGTCCCGGCCTAGCCCAGCCCCGGCGGGTGAGACCAATGGTAAGGAGACTGAGGCCCTGGGTCCTGGGTCCCGCGCTGGACTCTACCCAGCGGAGGCTGCACTTACGGAGATCACCATATGTGGGCGCGGTCAGTGCCCAGGACTGCGCCTTTGCTGACCTCGTCCCTGTTCTGTTCCCTTGTGGTTCATGATGCATAAATCGTAAGCCCTAGGCCTCGGGACAGCACGGCGGGGGCCCTGGGGACCACCCTCGCCCTGCACTCGGGACTCTGGGACGAGGCGGGAGGTCCGGGGGCCGCAGACGAACACAGGGCTGGGGAGTATCTGGTGCCAAATGAGGCGAAAGCTGGCAGAGGGGCCTGCGGGCTCAGGTGCTTCAGCCCCTGGCCGGGAGCCGGGCGTTGTGCATGGGGCGGGGCTCCGGGACTGGGGCAACGCCTCGTCCTGCAGAGGGAGCCAACGACCTCTCTTCTGCAGAATCCCAGCCTGGGCAGGCGCTGCCTTCACGCGCGGATCTGCCCGGGCCGAGGGCACACGCTCACTGCCCCACGGGCCTTCTCCGGGAGGAGGGAAGCAGAGTTTGAGGGCTGGGTGGATGGAAACTGCGGCCCGGCCACGGATACCACCATCCCTCCTGACCCGTCCCCAGCATGCACGGGGCCAGCCTTCTGGCAGGAGCTGTCCTCAACCCAGGACTGCTGAGTGAAGCTGACCCTGGCCTGTACCCCCACTTAATGCTGCTGCTCCTCTGTCACGCTGCATCCTCTGTTCTGGGCCCGAGCCCTGCCTGAGTCACCGAGGAGGCACCACCACCAGGGGCTAGAGGTGCCAAACACTCCCTCCTAAAACCCCGCGGCCAGGCGAGGCTGCGCACGTCGGGTGGTTCTGAGTGAGGAGGCCGCAGGTGGCTGAACAGAAAGCGGAGAGAATGCAGGCGAGTGGGGCGACCTCCCGCCCCCTCTTCAGGACATGGGCGGTTGGGGGGATCTCAAACTTGCTGTCCCCACCCACGGCTTGAGGGGGACCCGGGTGTTCTCTTCCGAGCTTTTGGAGTTCAGGATGTCAAATGTGCTCACCCTCACCCCAGTGAGCCGCGTCCCACATGGCCAGGGTGTAGGGAAACCAGACAGCGGCAGGTTGCTGGTGGCAGGGCCAGGCTGTGAGGGACGAGGTGCAGCAGCCTCCCACGCACTGTGAGACCCTGGGTGGTGCTCTCCTGGCTCCGTGCCTGTTTCCCCACGTGGGCCGTGGGGAACTCCTAGAGCTACCTcttgggcaggcatggtggcagcgaTGATGGGGAGACGCCCGGTGCTCACAGAACTTGAGTCTGGCCGGACCCTGCCCATGCTGCCTCTTCTCTGACCAGCCCTGGGCACTTACTCCCTCCAAGGCTGAGCCAGAGGACCCGACCCGCCTTGTCCAGCAGCAGGGTGCCCAGCACGGCTGCTGGCCCCGTCTCCCACCGTCACCCCGAGTCCTGAGCTCACTTCTGCCTTCTGCACCCCCTGCCTCTGGGGCCACAGACACACCTCAAGGCCCAGTCTTGGCTGTCTCCAGGAGGACACAGGCAGCCAGCAGTCTCTGGACAATCAGATCCAGGTGGGACGCCCACCTTAAGGCTTCCATCCCACTTCGGCCCCTGCCTGCCACCCGGCTTCCCTGCACCAGGGTGACAAGGGGTCTGCCTGCCCCCTGACTCCGGGGCCAGTCCTAAGAAATGGAGGGTGTCAGGCTTCGGGGCCAGGATGCAGGGAGGGCGGAGGCGTCCTGAGGATGACAGTGACCAGCACTGGCCCCCCCAACACCGCCACATGTGGGTGCTGAACTTGGGACACCATGCCCACCGGCATGGGCCACCCGAGCTCTGACAGCATTACCTCACCCCGCCCCACCTgttgccccagcccagcccccatgACACGCCTGGTCTGTCTGCGAGTCCTCCAGCTGCTGCCCCTTGTTTCTGTACCGGGTCTCTGCAGTGTTAAACGCACATGTAAATAGGGACAGCCTGTCCTCCCCTAAATGTAAAGCCGTCTGTCCAGTGTAAGGGTGACACCGGTCAGCCGTCTGCACACCTTTAATAAACTGAGCTGTGCAACTGCCCGGCGCCATCGCTGCTGTTCCTCAGATGGGctgcaggtggggtggggggtggggggtgggttcATCACAGTCTACATGGTGCCCCAGAATCCCTGAGAAGACCCCACCCCAGGTCAGGTCCCTGGAAGCAGAGCCTGCGAGCAGAGGGTTTACTTGGGGGCACCCCCAGATGGGCAGGGGAGGCACTGGGTGAGGCCAGGAGTCTCCCCCTGGTCCCGAGGGAGGGTGGGCTCCGGGGGTGCACACACCCCAGCCAGGCGATCCCACCTACGTCCAATACCTGGGCAGTTATTACAGCAGGGCCCAGCGTGGGGAAGCGGGCACCCGAGAGCCACCAGGAGCTGCGGCAGCTGCAACAGCTGGGAGGGAGCCACACGTAcacaggctgggggaggagggacgGCCCCACGTCAAAGCCACTGTCAGGGAGCACAGCCCTGGCCCAGCGGGGGACAAGGAAGGCTTTGACTGGCAGCAGCACAGGGCTACAAGGCGGGAAGGGCTGACAGGAGCCGCTCCCCTGCCCACCGTCCACCCTGGGACCCCACCGGGACCTCCCCTGGCCAGGTGAGCAGCTCACAGGAGGGACCAGTGAGAGGCCGCCAGGGCCCGGGCTGGGTTAGGCGCCTCCCAGGCTGTGTGGCAGGCCCCCTGCCTTCAGGGAACAGGCGGCATCCTCTGTGTTCCAGAAACAAAGCCGGCTGTGGATCTGGCGAGGGCCAGGCAGCCCCAGGTCTCTGGGTCCGGTGGACGGTCCCTACACGCAGCGCTAGGCTGGGCTGGGCAGCATTCCTGGGGTCGCCGGCACgtgtccctccccagcttccagaGCCCCAGGATGGCGCTGCCCACAGAGGCGCCGTTCAGACAGCCGCACACACAGGAAGGCGTTTATGTGCAGGGCCGGCCTCGGGGGCGCCTCGTCCAGGTTTCCACTCCAGCTGACATACAGGATGAAAGGCCCTTGGCGAGACTTCCATCTTAGCGCCCCTTCCCCTGGGAGGGCCAGAACCCGCGGGGAGCAGGCCCGGGACCTGCTCTAGCCAACAGGGTGGCTGTGAGGCCCAGGGCTCCCTGGGTTCCTGGCCGGTGACTGAGCCGCCCCAGcaacagcaggggctggggagccgGGGAGCCGGGGAGCCGGGGAGCGGGGCCAGGCCTCAGCGCTGCTGCTCTGGGTGACCCCAGCAGCCCAGGGTGGTTGTGAAGACTGACGTGGCTGAGTCTGGAACCGGGAAGCGACATCGGGCTGGTGCTGGCCCTCGGGCTGCTCCTACACCGGCTGGGCACCCGCTGGACAGAATCACAGTTAACACCTTGGTCCCGACACCCGGACTCAGAAGTGGACAGGCAAGTGCCTGccctgggaggaaggagaggcctgctcccagaggccccacctcAGATCACGGCCACCGAAGCCGAGGGCAGAATGCCAGCAGGACGGTGACGTCCCCATCCTGTCAGGAACCCCAGTGGGCCCTGAGGTCACAGCCAGCTGGGTGGGTCCCACCAACAGGGCATGAACAGGACGACAGATGAACCGCAGCCACAGCGCCAGGAGGGCAGCCCGCGTCCGCTGCCCACGCCAGCTGGGGCCTGGTGAACGCCAGTCTGGGGCTGATGGACCCACAGGGAAGGCCTGGGCGCCAGCCACCTCACACACTGCCCAGGCCTGCGGGACCCGACACGTCAGCCTCAAGAGGCAGCCTCGGCGCCCGGCAGTGCCGCCTGCTTCATCTGGGCGACCTCCCGCTCCAGGTCCTCGCCAGCTCGCCGCAGCTGCTCACACCTCTGCCTCAGCGTGGCGCCCGCCTGCCGCAGCCGCTGGTTGTCAGCCACGTAGGCCCGGCTCTGCCGGTACAGCTGCTCCCCCGGGGCCTCCATGTCCTCCATCATCCTGAAGGGGACCGGGGGGTCTGGGACAGGACAAAGAAGCGTCACTACCCGCTGACCAGGGGACCCCAGAGGGCAGCCCCCTGGGTACGCCTCACTGCGGCCCCCAAAGGACACGGATCCCCACATTCCCTGAGCCAGCTGCTGGCCGGAGTCTTTAAAAAGACggaacaggccaggtgtggtggctgtcACTtagcccagcactctgggaggtggaggctggaggatcacttgggcccagaagttagataccagcctgggcaacatggtgagaccccatctctaccaaaaaatac encodes:
- the APC2 gene encoding adenomatous polyposis coli protein 2 isoform X3, whose amino-acid sequence is MTSSVASYEQLVRQVEALKAENSHLRQELRDNSSHLSKLQTETSGMKEVLKHLQGKLEQEARVLVSSGQTEVLEQLKALQMDIASLYNLKFQPPALGPEPAARTPEGSPVHGSGPSKDSLGELSRATIRLLEELDRERCFLLNEIEKEEKEKLWYYSQLQGLSKRLEELPHVETQFSMQMDLIRQQLEFEAQHIRSLMEERFGTSDEMVQRAQIRASRLEQIDKELLEAQDRVQQTEPQALLAVKSMPVDEDHETEVPTHPEDGTPQPGNSKVEVVFWLLSMLATRDQEDTARTLLAMSSSPESCVAMRRSGCLPLLLQILHGTGTEAGGRAGAPGAPGAKDARMRANAALHNIVFSQPDQGLARKEMRVLHVLEQIRAYCETCWDWLQAREGGPDGGGASGAPVPIEPQICQATCAVMKLSFDEEYRRAMNELGGLQAVAELLQVDYEMHKMTRDPLNLALRRYSGMTLTNLTFGDVANKATLCARRGCMEAIVAQLASDSEELHQVVSSILRNLSWRADINSKKVLREAGSVAALVQCVLRATKESTLKSVLSALWNLSAHSTENKAAICQVDGALGFLVSTLTYRCQSNSLAIIESGGGILRNVSSLIATREDYRQVLRDHSCLQTLLQHLTSHSLTIVSNACGTLWNLSARSARDQELLWDLGAVGMLRNLVHSKHKMIAMGSAAALRNLLAHRPAKHQAAATAVSPGSCVPSLYVRKQRALEAELDARHLAQALEHLEKQGPPAADAAAKKPLPPLRHLDGLAQDYASDSGCFDDDDAPSSLAAAAATGEPASPAALSLFLGSPFLQGQALARTPPTRRGGMEAEKEANGEAAVAAKAKAKLALAVARIDQLVEDISALHTSSDDSFSLSSGDPGQEAPREGRAQSCSPCRGPEGGRRDAGNRGHPLLRLKAAHASLSNDSLNSGSASDGYCPREHMQPCPLAALASRREDPRCGQPRPSRLDLDLPGSQAEAPAREAASADARVRTIKLSPTYQHVPLLEGATRAGAEPLAGTGSRKQAWLPADHLSKVPEKLAAAPLSAASKALQKLVAQEAPLSLSRCSSLSSLSSAGRPGPSEGGDLDDSDSSLEGLEEAGPGEAELDSAWTAPGAASLPVAIPAPRRSRGRGLGVEDATPSSSSENYVQETPLVLSRCSSVSSLGSFESPSIASSIPSDPCSGQGSGTISPSELPDSPGQTMPPSRSKTPPLAPVPAGAPEASQFSLQWESYVKRFLDIADCRERCRLPSELDAGSVRFTAEKPDENFSCASSLSALALHEHYVQQDVELRLLPSACPERGGGAGAAGLHFAGHRRREEGPAPTGSRPRGAADQELELLRECLGAAVPARLRKVASALVPGRRALPVPVYMLVPAPAPARNQEDSCTDSAEGTPVNFSSAASLSDETLQGPPRDQPGKPAGRQRPTGRPTSAKQSVGHRRKAGGAGRSAEQAQGAGKNRAGLELPLGRPPSAPADKDVSKPGRTRGDGALQSLCLTTPTEEAVYCFYGNDSDEEPPAAAPTPTHRRTSAIPRALTRERPHGRKEAHAPSKAAQSALPPARAQPSLIADETPPCYSLSSSASSLSEPEPPETPAPPSVRPRGREPSITKDPGPGGSLDSSPSPRAAEELLQRCISSALPRRRPPVSGLRRRKPRATRLDERPADGSRERGEEAAGSDRASDLDSVEWRAIQEGANSIVTWLHQAAAATREASSESDSILSFVSGLSVGSTLQPPKHRKGRQAGGETANARRPEKRGTASAKTGGSSRSPAGPEKSRGTQKTTPGVPAVLRGRTVIYVPSPAPRAQPKGTPGPRTTPRKVAPPCLAQPAAPAKVPSPGQQRSRSLHRPGKTSELATLSQPPRSATPPARLAKTPSSSSSQTSPASQPLPRKRPQVTQAAGSLPGPGASPVPKTPARTLLAKQHKTQRSPVRIPFMQRPARRGPPALARAVPEPGPRGGAGAEVGPGTRGGRLGLVRVASALSSGSESSDRSGFRRQLTFIKESPGLRRRRSELSSAESAASAPQGASPRRGRPALPAVFLCSSRCEELRTAPRQAASPQRPPATRPGPGERPARRTSSESPSRLPVRAPAARPETVKRYASLPHISVARRPDSAAPPAPAPTDAARRSSDGEPRPLPRVAAPGTTWRRIRDEDVPHILRSTLPATALPLRSSTPEDAPAAPPLRKTSDAVVQTEEVAAPKTNSSTSPSLESREPPGVPAGAPLSLLGSDVDGPGLTKAPISAPFVHEGLGVAVGGFPASRHGSPSRSARVPPFNYVPSPMVAAATTDSAAEKAPATASASLLE
- the APC2 gene encoding adenomatous polyposis coli protein 2 isoform X4, which codes for MTSSVASYEQLVRQVEALKAENSHLRQELRDNSSHLSKLQTETSGMKEVLKHLQGKLEQEARVLVSSGQTEVLEQLKALQMDIASLYNLKFQPPALGPEPAARTPEGSPVHGSGPSKDSLGELSRATIRLLEELDRERCFLLNEIEKEEKEKLWYYSQLQGLSKRLEELPHVETFSMQMDLIRQQLEFEAQHIRSLMEERFGTSDEMVQRAQIRASRLEQIDKELLEAQDRVQQTEPQALLAVKSMPVDEDHETEVPTHPEDGTPQPGNSKVEVVFWLLSMLATRDQEDTARTLLAMSSSPESCVAMRRSGCLPLLLQILHGTGTEAGGRAGAPGAPGAKDARMRANAALHNIVFSQPDQGLARKEMRVLHVLEQIRAYCETCWDWLQAREGGPDGGGASGAPVPIEPQICQATCAVMKLSFDEEYRRAMNELGGLQAVAELLQVDYEMHKMTRDPLNLALRRYSGMTLTNLTFGDVANKATLCARRGCMEAIVAQLASDSEELHQVVSSILRNLSWRADINSKKVLREAGSVAALVQCVLRATKESTLKSVLSALWNLSAHSTENKAAICQVDGALGFLVSTLTYRCQSNSLAIIESGGGILRNVSSLIATREDYRQVLRDHSCLQTLLQHLTSHSLTIVSNACGTLWNLSARSARDQELLWDLGAVGMLRNLVHSKHKMIAMGSAAALRNLLAHRPAKHQAAATAVSPGSCVPSLYVRKQRALEAELDARHLAQALEHLEKQGPPAADAAAKKPLPPLRHLDGLAQDYASDSGCFDDDDAPSSLAAAAATGEPASPAALSLFLGSPFLQGQALARTPPTRRGGMEAEKEANGEAAVAAKAKAKLALAVARIDQLVEDISALHTSSDDSFSLSSGDPGQEAPREGRAQSCSPCRGPEGGRRDAGNRGHPLLRLKAAHASLSNDSLNSGSASDGYCPREHMQPCPLAALASRREDPRCGQPRPSRLDLDLPGSQAEAPAREAASADARVRTIKLSPTYQHVPLLEGATRAGAEPLAGTGSRKQAWLPADHLSKVPEKLAAAPLSAASKALQKLVAQEAPLSLSRCSSLSSLSSAGRPGPSEGGDLDDSDSSLEGLEEAGPGEAELDSAWTAPGAASLPVAIPAPRRSRGRGLGVEDATPSSSSENYVQETPLVLSRCSSVSSLGSFESPSIASSIPSDPCSGQGSGTISPSELPDSPGQTMPPSRSKTPPLAPVPAGAPEASQFSLQWESYVKRFLDIADCRERCRLPSELDAGSVRFTAEKPDENFSCASSLSALALHEHYVQQDVELRLLPSACPERGGGAGAAGLHFAGHRRREEGPAPTGSRPRGAADQELELLRECLGAAVPARLRKVASALVPGRRALPVPVYMLVPAPAPARNQEDSCTDSAEGTPVNFSSAASLSDETLQGPPRDQPGKPAGRQRPTGRPTSAKQSVGHRRKAGGAGRSAEQAQGAGKNRAGLELPLGRPPSAPADKDVSKPGRTRGDGALQSLCLTTPTEEAVYCFYGNDSDEEPPAAAPTPTHRRTSAIPRALTRERPHGRKEAHAPSKAAQSALPPARAQPSLIADETPPCYSLSSSASSLSEPEPPETPAPPSVRPRGREPSITKDPGPGGSLDSSPSPRAAEELLQRCISSALPRRRPPVSGLRRRKPRATRLDERPADGSRERGEEAAGSDRASDLDSVEWRAIQEGANSIVTWLHQAAAATREASSESDSILSFVSGLSVGSTLQPPKHRKGRQAGGETANARRPEKRGTASAKTGGSSRSPAGPEKSRGTQKTTPGVPAVLRGRTVIYVPSPAPRAQPKGTPGPRTTPRKVAPPCLAQPAAPAKVPSPGQQRSRSLHRPGKTSELATLSQPPRSATPPARLAKTPSSSSSQTSPASQPLPRKRPQVTQAAGSLPGPGASPVPKTPARTLLAKQHKTQRSPVRIPFMQRPARRGPPALARAVPEPGPRGGAGAEVGPGTRGGRLGLVRVASALSSGSESSDRSGFRRQLTFIKESPGLRRRRSELSSAESAASAPQGASPRRGRPALPAVFLCSSRCEELRTAPRQAASPQRPPATRPGPGERPARRTSSESPSRLPVRAPAARPETVKRYASLPHISVARRPDSAAPPAPAPTDAARRSSDGEPRPLPRVAAPGTTWRRIRDEDVPHILRSTLPATALPLRSSTPEDAPAAPPLRKTSDAVVQTEEVAAPKTNSSTSPSLESREPPGVPAGAPLSLLGSDVDGPGLTKAPISAPFVHEGLGVAVGGFPASRHGSPSRSARVPPFNYVPSPMVAAATTDSAAEKAPATASASLLE
- the C22H19orf25 gene encoding UPF0449 protein C19orf25 homolog gives rise to the protein MGSKAKKRVLLPTRPAPPTVEQILEDVRGAPAEDPVFTALAPEDPPVPFRMMEDMEAPGEQLYRQSRAYVADNQRLRQAGATLRQRCEQLRRAGEDLEREVAQMKQAALPGAEAAS